One Fervidobacterium thailandense DNA window includes the following coding sequences:
- a CDS encoding cation diffusion facilitator family transporter — protein MSHQDHGHTDHHEHINGDLTIARFTAVVLLNLGITLAEIVGGMISRSLLLISDAFHNLTDALAVLTSYVALRISEIGPNKRSTFGYKRANVVVAFVNSSVLLVLIAFIIRESFERLLNPQRINTGVVLVIGCIGLLGNVLSLALLHRGSRENMNVRSAFLHMLSDTISSVSVILGAIFIDRFKVYWLDSILTLLVASFVVRESFGLVLKSLNILTQRVPKGFDIEKLAQILSEHPMVENVHHVHLWALDDKNVHFEAHVNLKADVRLSETMEIQRELESILEKRGVTHVTLQFEYNGCPGCGLVKYDEHAPRKTGHDHDSRVSSSNVQGGNGK, from the coding sequence ATGTCGCATCAAGACCACGGGCATACCGATCATCACGAACACATCAACGGTGATCTGACTATCGCACGCTTCACTGCGGTAGTCCTCCTAAACCTCGGAATTACACTGGCGGAAATCGTCGGTGGAATGATCTCACGGAGTTTGCTACTTATTTCCGATGCTTTTCACAATTTAACCGACGCACTTGCCGTTTTGACATCTTACGTGGCACTCCGCATCTCGGAAATCGGTCCGAACAAACGGAGTACTTTTGGTTACAAACGCGCCAACGTTGTGGTCGCTTTTGTTAATTCTTCGGTACTCTTAGTGCTAATAGCCTTCATCATTCGTGAATCCTTTGAACGTTTGTTGAACCCTCAGCGAATCAACACAGGCGTTGTTCTTGTCATTGGATGCATAGGCCTGTTGGGAAATGTACTCAGTCTTGCGCTTCTCCACCGCGGTTCACGCGAAAATATGAATGTTCGATCCGCTTTTCTTCACATGCTTTCGGACACTATTTCCTCCGTTTCCGTTATCTTGGGAGCTATTTTCATCGATAGGTTTAAGGTCTACTGGCTGGATTCGATTTTGACACTCCTTGTCGCTTCTTTTGTTGTTCGAGAAAGCTTCGGATTAGTTCTGAAAAGCTTGAACATACTGACTCAGAGAGTTCCGAAAGGTTTTGATATTGAAAAACTCGCGCAGATACTTTCAGAACATCCAATGGTTGAAAATGTCCACCACGTGCATCTCTGGGCGCTGGATGATAAAAACGTCCACTTCGAAGCCCATGTGAACCTGAAAGCGGACGTAAGACTCAGCGAGACAATGGAAATCCAACGAGAGTTGGAAAGTATCCTCGAAAAGCGAGGTGTCACGCACGTAACACTCCAATTCGAATACAACGGTTGTCCGGGTTGTGGATTAGTAAAGTACGATGAGCATGCACCAAGAAAGACAGGACATGACCATGACTCGCGGGTTTCATCATCGAACGTTCAAGGGGGAAATGGAAAATGA
- a CDS encoding HAD family hydrolase yields MSERTNNSKNNPVGKIENIVFDLGRVLVKWYPEEYIEKKYGKDIAEIISMRVLNSREWLEMDRGLISEDELWDMKLRELNGLKDVLLDLKEKTLELLQPIEENVSLLPLLKRMGYRLFVLSNFSRSMFRKIRERYKFFELFDGLVISSDHFTVKPEKKIYKILIETFDVTPSVSLFIDDKLENVQAALELGFHVIHLEKPEVLREKLLEYGIIVSKMLGEGGAVL; encoded by the coding sequence ATGAGCGAACGGACAAACAACTCGAAAAACAATCCGGTGGGCAAAATCGAGAACATTGTATTTGACCTTGGGAGAGTACTCGTTAAGTGGTACCCCGAGGAATATATCGAAAAGAAGTATGGAAAGGACATCGCGGAAATCATATCGATGCGCGTGCTAAACTCCCGCGAATGGTTGGAGATGGATAGAGGTCTAATAAGTGAAGATGAGCTTTGGGATATGAAGCTTAGGGAACTGAACGGTTTGAAGGACGTACTCTTGGATCTTAAAGAGAAAACTCTCGAACTGTTGCAGCCTATCGAGGAAAATGTTTCACTTTTGCCACTTCTAAAGCGGATGGGTTACCGTCTCTTTGTGCTTTCAAATTTTTCCAGATCAATGTTCAGAAAGATCCGGGAGAGGTATAAATTTTTTGAACTCTTCGACGGTTTGGTCATATCGAGCGACCACTTTACCGTAAAACCGGAGAAGAAGATTTACAAAATTCTCATCGAAACTTTCGATGTGACACCGAGCGTCTCACTCTTCATCGATGACAAGCTGGAGAACGTACAGGCCGCTCTGGAACTTGGTTTCCACGTCATACATTTAGAGAAGCCAGAAGTTTTGAGGGAGAAATTGCTTGAATATGGTATAATTGTTTCAAAAATGCTTGGAGAAGGTGGTGCCGTTTTGTGA
- a CDS encoding MBL fold metallo-hydrolase: MKLEILQVGGSIRVPGAIEQAYSTVCYLTDGKRHILIDPGDYVSLNFLEERFEDVGISPEDITDVVLTHIHLDHAYATRFFPNATIHVHPAYKDKPFHKFGTFKSKLYIEMINSWKTVNLINAGTLLFGSIKVFHTPWHAKEHCSFLIDTENMGRVLYTGDIVMTRVEFYEIFRWLRKDDCARFVNRLGSRSDYIIFTHDEYIRSADYYSARS; encoded by the coding sequence GTGAAACTTGAAATCCTCCAAGTTGGTGGGAGCATAAGAGTTCCAGGAGCCATCGAGCAGGCATACTCGACAGTTTGCTACCTTACGGACGGTAAGCGTCACATCCTCATAGACCCTGGGGACTACGTGTCCCTAAATTTCCTTGAGGAAAGATTCGAAGACGTAGGGATTTCTCCGGAGGACATCACGGACGTCGTTCTTACGCACATTCATCTTGACCACGCGTACGCTACAAGATTCTTCCCGAACGCCACAATTCACGTGCACCCGGCGTACAAGGACAAGCCTTTTCACAAGTTTGGAACCTTCAAGAGCAAACTGTACATCGAGATGATAAACAGCTGGAAGACGGTTAACCTGATCAATGCCGGAACGCTGCTATTTGGTTCCATTAAGGTCTTCCACACACCGTGGCATGCGAAAGAACATTGCTCGTTTTTGATTGACACAGAGAACATGGGAAGAGTTCTCTACACCGGTGATATCGTAATGACGAGGGTTGAGTTTTACGAGATCTTTAGGTGGCTTAGAAAGGACGATTGTGCAAGGTTTGTAAACCGACTCGGAAGTCGGAGTGATTACATAATCTTTACACACGATGAATACATCAGATCCGCCGATTATTATTCCGCACGAAGCTGA
- a CDS encoding glycogen synthase — MRIAMVSYEVYPFAKVGGLADVVGALPKYLEKKDISVDIYMPLHKKVIENQQKFGYTLEKITEGLSPMHLLTEERFGIYKTTLPGAKNVHVFFISNEYYFSADEVYQGPDLAEQAIFFSKSVLEAIQKLNISYNVIHVNDWQTALIPVYLKTLYRDNPHFQHTATVLTIHNLGYQGIFDASYLRFAGLPEELYNIDGLEFYGQINFLKGGILFSDVINTVSPTYAKEIQTKEYGEKLDGVLRLRSADLYGILNGIDYDEYNPMTDKRIYVNYDLSTVHLKKENKRQLQRELGLPERDVPLIGMINRLVDQKGLDILAEIMDYVSLFDMQFVLLGTGEKQYEDMFRKLGEKYPEKYSINIKFDIVLAQKIYAGADMFLMPSRYEPCGLGQMYSLRYGTIPIVRYTGGLADTITEYNPETGQGNGFGFTEYDSAHLLKAIARAIYFYSEEKHWQKLVENAMKTDVSWDKSAGEYVKLYQRAISKIK, encoded by the coding sequence ATGAGAATCGCGATGGTTTCGTACGAGGTTTATCCATTTGCGAAAGTGGGGGGACTTGCTGACGTTGTCGGTGCGCTGCCGAAATATCTTGAGAAGAAGGATATAAGTGTGGATATCTACATGCCTCTCCATAAGAAAGTAATTGAGAACCAGCAAAAGTTTGGTTACACACTTGAGAAAATCACAGAGGGCCTCTCACCAATGCACTTGTTAACAGAGGAAAGGTTTGGAATCTACAAAACGACGCTTCCCGGGGCTAAAAATGTCCACGTGTTTTTCATCTCGAACGAATATTACTTCAGCGCGGACGAAGTGTACCAAGGACCGGATCTTGCCGAGCAGGCAATTTTCTTCTCAAAATCCGTTCTGGAAGCGATCCAGAAACTCAACATCAGTTACAACGTTATCCACGTCAACGACTGGCAAACGGCCCTCATCCCCGTTTACCTCAAGACCCTTTACAGGGACAATCCCCATTTCCAGCACACCGCAACGGTCCTGACAATTCATAACCTCGGTTATCAGGGAATTTTTGATGCAAGTTACTTACGATTTGCCGGATTGCCTGAAGAACTCTACAATATTGATGGGCTCGAGTTCTACGGGCAAATTAACTTCCTCAAAGGGGGAATACTCTTTTCAGACGTCATCAACACCGTCAGTCCCACGTATGCAAAGGAAATACAAACTAAGGAGTACGGGGAAAAGCTCGACGGCGTACTGAGACTCAGATCTGCAGACCTTTATGGAATCCTCAACGGCATAGACTACGACGAATACAATCCCATGACAGATAAAAGAATTTACGTAAATTATGACCTCTCAACAGTCCACTTAAAAAAAGAAAACAAACGGCAACTACAACGTGAGCTTGGGCTACCTGAGAGGGATGTTCCACTTATAGGGATGATAAACAGGTTGGTTGACCAAAAGGGTTTGGATATTCTCGCGGAGATAATGGATTACGTTTCGTTGTTCGATATGCAGTTTGTTCTCCTTGGAACGGGTGAAAAACAGTACGAAGATATGTTCAGAAAGCTTGGAGAAAAGTATCCGGAAAAATATTCGATCAACATAAAATTTGATATCGTACTTGCCCAGAAGATATACGCTGGCGCGGATATGTTCTTGATGCCATCCCGTTACGAACCGTGCGGTCTTGGACAGATGTACAGCCTTAGGTACGGGACAATTCCCATTGTTAGGTACACCGGAGGTCTGGCCGATACGATAACCGAATATAATCCTGAAACCGGGCAAGGCAACGGCTTCGGGTTCACCGAATACGACTCGGCACACCTACTGAAAGCGATCGCAAGGGCAATCTACTTTTACAGCGAAGAAAAACACTGGCAAAAACTTGTGGAGAACGCAATGAAAACCGATGTGTCGTGGGACAAGTCCGCTGGCGAGTACGTGAAACTCTACCAGAGAGCTATTTCGAAGATCAAATGA
- the galT gene encoding galactose-1-phosphate uridylyltransferase: MPEYRKDPVVKRWVIISTERAKRPHDFQVQPEEIKVSFCPFDYGNEHTTPPEIIAFRPADTQPNTPGWWVRVVPNKFPAVDPELEVDRYGHGMYDAMTGFGYHEVIVETPDHDSTFALYDYKQAEEVVWAYVTRYRAMAQDPRVKYILIFRNHGKEGGASLAHPHSQIIATPIVPKTVQEELDGSKDYYSYKERCVFCDMINQEKLEGRRVVEENEHFIAFEPYAARFPFETWILPKRHSHDFGAITEDEVRTFARILKNVLHRIYVVLNNPPYNFLIHTAPVFNEGKHYYHWHVEIIPRLTRVAGFEWGSGFYINPVPPEDAARYLVENYEEVTQ, encoded by the coding sequence ATGCCCGAGTACAGGAAGGACCCCGTCGTGAAGCGCTGGGTTATCATCTCCACCGAGCGCGCAAAGAGGCCTCACGACTTCCAAGTTCAACCGGAAGAAATCAAGGTTTCGTTCTGCCCATTTGACTACGGCAACGAGCACACAACTCCGCCTGAAATAATAGCCTTTAGACCCGCCGACACACAGCCCAACACCCCAGGTTGGTGGGTCCGCGTTGTACCGAACAAATTCCCTGCCGTTGACCCGGAACTCGAGGTTGACAGATACGGGCACGGAATGTACGACGCGATGACGGGCTTTGGGTACCACGAAGTCATAGTGGAGACTCCTGACCACGACTCCACTTTCGCACTCTACGATTACAAACAGGCCGAAGAAGTTGTTTGGGCGTACGTCACCAGGTACCGTGCAATGGCTCAAGATCCGCGGGTGAAATACATACTAATATTCAGAAACCACGGAAAAGAAGGTGGCGCTTCATTGGCACATCCGCATAGCCAAATTATCGCAACCCCGATAGTGCCGAAAACCGTTCAAGAGGAGCTGGATGGTTCCAAGGATTATTACTCCTACAAAGAACGATGTGTATTTTGCGATATGATAAATCAGGAAAAGCTTGAAGGAAGGAGAGTAGTGGAGGAGAACGAACACTTCATCGCATTTGAACCTTACGCAGCAAGGTTCCCGTTCGAAACTTGGATCCTCCCTAAGCGACACTCTCACGACTTCGGGGCAATAACCGAGGATGAAGTTAGAACGTTTGCCCGAATCTTGAAAAACGTCCTACACAGGATCTACGTTGTTCTCAACAATCCACCGTACAACTTCCTTATCCACACCGCACCCGTATTCAACGAAGGAAAGCATTACTACCACTGGCACGTGGAGATAATTCCACGACTCACACGTGTCGCTGGCTTTGAGTGGGGGTCTGGTTTTTACATTAACCCGGTTCCACCCGAGGATGCGGCAAGGTATCTTGTCGAAAACTACGAAGAAGTAACGCAGTAA
- a CDS encoding Mrp/NBP35 family ATP-binding protein, with product MSEDIKIAELRKNVKHFIAVLSGKGGVGKTTVAVNLSTALAENGYKVGLLDLDIHGPDVVRMLGGNAYPTMGEDERIVPALILPNLKALSISMLVEEGKPIIWRGPLKHTAIKQFLGDTDWGELDFLIFDLPPGTGDEALSLFQVLGTIDGVIIVTTPQKVALDDVRRAIAFVQTMNQRVLGVVENMSYMRCKDEIVYPFGTGGAELLAKEFNIPVLGKIPMDPKALELLDEGKPITLYYRESEIERAFRELAENVARAAEA from the coding sequence ATGTCGGAAGACATAAAAATCGCCGAGCTAAGGAAGAACGTAAAACACTTCATAGCCGTTCTCAGTGGAAAAGGTGGCGTTGGCAAGACAACGGTGGCCGTTAACCTTTCAACAGCACTTGCTGAAAACGGATACAAGGTGGGCTTACTTGACCTTGACATCCACGGGCCGGACGTTGTGCGGATGCTCGGAGGCAACGCGTACCCAACCATGGGAGAGGATGAGCGTATCGTTCCAGCTCTCATATTACCTAATCTCAAGGCGCTCTCCATCTCGATGCTCGTTGAAGAGGGAAAACCGATAATTTGGAGAGGACCGCTCAAGCATACGGCCATCAAACAGTTCCTTGGTGATACGGACTGGGGAGAACTGGACTTTCTCATCTTTGATTTGCCACCAGGTACCGGTGATGAGGCGCTGAGTTTGTTCCAAGTCCTGGGAACCATCGATGGTGTAATCATCGTAACCACACCACAAAAAGTTGCTCTCGACGACGTGCGAAGGGCTATTGCCTTCGTCCAAACTATGAATCAGAGGGTGCTTGGTGTTGTGGAGAATATGTCTTACATGAGATGTAAAGATGAGATCGTCTATCCTTTCGGAACCGGTGGCGCTGAGCTACTTGCGAAGGAATTCAACATACCGGTCCTTGGCAAGATTCCTATGGATCCTAAGGCTTTAGAGTTGCTGGACGAAGGAAAGCCGATAACCCTTTACTATCGTGAAAGTGAAATCGAACGTGCGTTCCGTGAACTGGCAGAAAACGTTGCAAGAGCAGCTGAAGCTTGA
- a CDS encoding YaaR family protein: protein MRIEPPSNDPKLKSTNVKGKKLSKKEAVERKSSSSFVSFFEETQEEIVQKTIEEMVSEVVEAGNDFVRSPTQENLKRYKEKIREVLKYIEKNLYKIAGKYDFGSQPRLHIIAEQIDEKLEQIASLLMEAEKNTLKLAEKVGEINGLIFDLYK from the coding sequence GTGAGGATAGAGCCACCGAGTAACGACCCAAAGTTAAAAAGTACGAACGTAAAGGGAAAGAAGCTTTCAAAAAAAGAAGCGGTTGAGCGAAAAAGCTCGAGTAGTTTTGTGAGCTTTTTTGAGGAAACCCAGGAAGAAATTGTTCAAAAAACGATCGAGGAAATGGTCAGTGAAGTTGTCGAAGCGGGTAACGATTTTGTCAGATCCCCAACGCAAGAAAATTTGAAACGGTACAAGGAAAAGATTAGGGAAGTTCTCAAGTACATAGAGAAAAACCTTTACAAGATCGCCGGTAAGTACGATTTCGGTTCGCAACCCAGACTCCACATCATCGCCGAGCAAATCGACGAAAAGCTCGAGCAAATTGCTTCACTACTCATGGAAGCTGAGAAAAACACATTAAAACTTGCCGAGAAAGTTGGGGAAATAAACGGTCTGATATTCGATTTGTACAAGTGA
- a CDS encoding undecaprenyl-diphosphate phosphatase, which produces MKELVLGLVQGATEFLPISSSGHLALFSKLMSLPSDLSFFAFLHLATFVAVLILLWQDVASILVGLVRLDKNYWVLTLKLVVSSIPAGIVGLLFEEKVESAISSQKLIGVFFVVTAVALWLSDKFSGEKTMMTISYKDAFVIGLFQAIAILPGISRSGFTLIGALLVGMSRVEAFKYSFLMSLPVTLAAGLLKIPEVHMSGVVLGSFAGALFSGLVSLIVLRYLTVSAHLKYFSLYLIVPAVLSFLVK; this is translated from the coding sequence TTGAAAGAGCTCGTACTCGGACTTGTTCAGGGAGCCACGGAATTTCTTCCGATTTCCAGCTCAGGGCATTTGGCACTCTTTTCAAAGCTCATGAGTCTTCCCTCGGATCTTTCTTTTTTCGCGTTTCTCCATCTTGCAACCTTTGTAGCGGTTCTCATTTTACTCTGGCAAGACGTTGCTTCCATCTTAGTCGGACTTGTGCGATTGGATAAGAACTACTGGGTACTCACTTTAAAACTTGTCGTGTCCAGCATTCCGGCGGGAATTGTTGGATTGCTTTTCGAAGAAAAGGTAGAAAGTGCGATTTCATCTCAAAAACTGATTGGTGTCTTCTTCGTTGTTACCGCGGTCGCACTGTGGTTATCCGATAAATTTTCCGGCGAGAAAACCATGATGACGATCTCGTATAAGGATGCCTTTGTCATCGGGCTGTTTCAAGCTATTGCAATTCTTCCGGGTATATCGAGGAGTGGCTTCACACTGATCGGTGCTCTGCTAGTTGGAATGTCCCGTGTCGAGGCATTTAAATATTCGTTCCTGATGAGTCTACCTGTCACCCTTGCGGCTGGACTCCTGAAAATTCCGGAAGTTCACATGAGCGGAGTTGTCCTGGGAAGCTTTGCGGGTGCACTTTTTTCCGGACTTGTTTCTCTGATTGTCCTTAGGTACTTAACTGTTTCAGCACATCTCAAGTATTTTTCCCTTTATTTGATAGTACCGGCCGTTCTGAGTTTCTTAGTGAAGTGA
- a CDS encoding DUF3783 domain-containing protein: MSENERIVILHNFENFEIIKLMKILKENFPERDLIFASTTPTSLEWKVSDLIEELRKEHEEFKKLRHGKQG, translated from the coding sequence ATGAGCGAAAACGAGAGAATAGTCATCCTCCACAATTTTGAAAACTTTGAAATCATAAAGCTCATGAAAATTCTTAAAGAAAACTTCCCCGAAAGGGATCTTATTTTTGCGAGTACGACGCCTACCAGTCTCGAGTGGAAGGTGTCGGATCTTATCGAGGAATTGAGAAAGGAACACGAAGAATTCAAAAAGTTAAGGCACGGAAAACAAGGCTGA
- the uvsE gene encoding UV DNA damage repair endonuclease UvsE, which translates to MEARTRHLELLGWHFGLVGLGFFCSTADGKISTNHTLTLKSLNLKNLLRTVSKNGEDFVKLLDISQRLGLRIFRLGSNFIPFASHESFSASWFVELKPILRELAQEIKCRGIRITMHPGQFVVLNSPREEVVVNSLKELKYHFWLLDELGVDENGVVVVHTGGTYGNKELSKATFVERVRENPWLLERLALENDERHFTVGDVLEISAVGLPVVFDYYHHKLNPSEFSVPELMKTWGNRIPEFHISSEPESPKHFGEHGNWLKVEDFVGMVGMFQGHRIDVIVEAKQKEIAIERLFNELGEYFGTRPKMGGLSDERKRENSHPPQF; encoded by the coding sequence GTGGAAGCAAGGACTAGACACTTGGAACTACTTGGTTGGCATTTTGGATTAGTTGGCCTCGGGTTTTTCTGTTCCACGGCGGATGGTAAGATTTCGACAAACCATACGCTGACTTTGAAGAGCTTGAACTTGAAGAACCTACTTAGAACTGTATCCAAGAACGGGGAAGATTTCGTCAAACTTCTCGATATTTCGCAAAGGCTTGGCTTAAGAATCTTCCGGCTGGGTTCGAACTTTATTCCTTTTGCCTCGCACGAGAGCTTTAGTGCATCCTGGTTTGTCGAACTGAAACCTATTCTAAGGGAGCTTGCTCAGGAGATCAAGTGCCGAGGAATACGTATAACTATGCATCCTGGTCAGTTCGTCGTTCTCAACTCACCACGCGAGGAGGTGGTTGTAAATTCCCTAAAGGAACTCAAGTACCATTTTTGGTTGCTCGACGAGCTCGGGGTTGACGAAAACGGTGTGGTCGTTGTGCATACAGGAGGAACGTACGGTAACAAGGAACTCTCTAAAGCAACGTTTGTCGAAAGGGTAAGAGAAAACCCGTGGCTTCTGGAAAGGTTGGCATTGGAGAACGATGAACGTCATTTCACTGTCGGGGACGTTCTGGAGATTTCCGCCGTGGGGCTTCCTGTTGTGTTCGATTACTACCACCACAAACTAAATCCGTCAGAATTTTCCGTTCCAGAGCTCATGAAAACCTGGGGAAATAGGATTCCCGAGTTTCACATCTCCTCTGAACCGGAAAGTCCGAAACACTTCGGCGAACACGGCAATTGGTTGAAGGTTGAGGACTTTGTTGGGATGGTTGGTATGTTCCAAGGTCATAGGATTGATGTGATCGTTGAGGCAAAACAGAAAGAAATTGCGATTGAACGCTTATTTAACGAACTCGGCGAGTATTTTGGAACAAGGCCGAAAATGGGAGGTTTAAGTGATGAGCGAAAACGAGAGAATAGTCATCCTCCACAATTTTGA
- a CDS encoding aromatic ring-hydroxylating oxygenase subunit alpha, protein MIKNQWYAVLSSREVKKGKLLGVKRFGVPLAFWRDESGKVHCISDICCHRGASISHGKYLPNGRVMCPFHGFEYDGSGRVRVIPANGRVSPVPENFKVRSYHVAEVADFIWVWYGDSEPTDQPKFFDDIDDSFAYSEFWEPWNVHYSRAIENQLDPVHVPFVHYNTIGRGNRTVVDGPIVKWIDDTMFYFYVFNRVDDGTPVRRADQIPADAKSQVYLEFKFPNIWQNHIMENMRVTAVFAPVDEENTMIYVRYYVKLTKIKLLDKLIALMGIPFNKKVLHQDRAVVLTQVPNKSELKMNENLIPGDAPILEYRKKRAILKGELGGSKD, encoded by the coding sequence ATGATCAAAAACCAATGGTATGCGGTTTTGTCGTCAAGGGAGGTTAAGAAAGGGAAGCTGTTAGGTGTCAAGCGCTTTGGTGTACCACTTGCGTTCTGGCGTGATGAGAGTGGAAAAGTACATTGTATTTCCGACATTTGCTGTCACAGAGGAGCTTCGATTTCGCATGGGAAGTATTTACCGAACGGCCGTGTGATGTGCCCATTCCACGGTTTTGAATACGACGGTTCTGGACGGGTACGCGTGATTCCCGCAAACGGACGCGTATCACCGGTACCGGAGAATTTTAAAGTCAGGTCGTATCACGTTGCGGAAGTGGCTGATTTTATATGGGTCTGGTATGGTGATAGTGAACCAACGGATCAGCCGAAGTTCTTCGATGATATCGATGATTCTTTTGCGTATTCTGAGTTTTGGGAACCGTGGAATGTTCATTATTCCAGAGCTATAGAGAATCAACTCGATCCCGTTCACGTACCTTTCGTGCACTACAACACAATCGGCCGGGGAAATAGGACCGTGGTCGATGGACCGATTGTAAAGTGGATAGATGATACCATGTTCTATTTTTACGTGTTCAACCGTGTGGATGACGGAACTCCGGTAAGACGAGCCGATCAAATTCCAGCGGATGCGAAATCGCAGGTGTACCTGGAGTTCAAGTTCCCAAATATTTGGCAAAACCACATAATGGAGAATATGAGGGTCACAGCCGTGTTTGCACCAGTTGATGAGGAAAATACCATGATTTACGTTCGATACTACGTGAAACTGACGAAGATCAAATTACTTGACAAGCTCATAGCTCTTATGGGAATACCGTTCAACAAAAAGGTCCTCCACCAGGACAGAGCGGTCGTACTCACGCAGGTACCTAATAAGAGTGAACTGAAGATGAACGAGAACTTGATCCCGGGTGATGCACCTATCCTTGAATACAGAAAGAAGAGAGCAATCTTGAAGGGGGAGCTTGGTGGAAGCAAGGACTAG